The window CGGGATCCGCACCAGCGGATCGCGCGAGGAGCTGGCCACGCGGGTGCCGAAGGCGTGGCGCGAGCTCGCGAGCCGCCTCGGCGAGATCGAGAACGTGGTCGACCCGGGCGTGTTCTTCGGCGTCGTGCCCGAGGCCGACCACCACAAGCTCGAGGGCCAGGGCAGCTACACGTATCTGTGCTGCGCGCGCGTGCGCAGCGGCCGCAGCGTTCCGAAGGGGATGGAGTCGCTGATCGTCCCCGCGCAGCGCTACGCACAGGTGACGGTGCGCGGTGGTACCGCGGAGCTCACCAAGGCCACCCTGGAGCTGGCGCGCTTCTTCGCCCAGAACGCGGTCACGCCCAACAAGAAGGCGTTCGGCCTGGAGCGCTTCGACGAGAAGCGCCAGAGCGTGCTCGC is drawn from Deltaproteobacteria bacterium and contains these coding sequences:
- a CDS encoding GyrI-like domain-containing protein, with the protein product MSAEQVRMGVMKLIGIRTSGSREELATRVPKAWRELASRLGEIENVVDPGVFFGVVPEADHHKLEGQGSYTYLCCARVRSGRSVPKGMESLIVPAQRYAQVTVRGGTAELTKATLELARFFAQNAVTPNKKAFGLERFDEKRQSVLA